A single Tachypleus tridentatus isolate NWPU-2018 chromosome 9, ASM421037v1, whole genome shotgun sequence DNA region contains:
- the LOC143226746 gene encoding uncharacterized protein C14orf119-like isoform X2 has protein sequence MTETKSVLGRRPPGKMEQLQYLLEWFQEYSSLQKEDFLLILRDKYAPGNPGTLSDSLRAVQLADRPVNIFQCRMKLFSEWFSSWSDEEKAELLLRLKMLDKSFMEKFEKGTSNSVTE, from the coding sequence ATGACAGAGACAAAATCAGTACTTGGCAGAAGACCACCTGGAAAAATGGAACAGTTACAGTACCTGTTGGAGTGGTTTCAGGAGTATAGCAGTTTACAGAAAGAGGATTTTCTGCTAATTTTAAGAGACAAATATGCACCAGGTAATCCTGGTACATTATCAGACTCTCTCAGAGCTGTACAGTTAGCAGATCGACCTGTCAATATATTTCAGTGTCGCATGAAACTGTTTAGTGAGTGGTTCAGCAGTTGGAGTGATGAGGAAAAGGCAGAGCTACTCTTACGTTTGAAAATGTTAGACAAAAGCTTCATGGAAAAGTTTGAGAAAGGTACATCAAACTCTGTCACCGAATAA
- the LOC143226746 gene encoding uncharacterized protein C14orf119-like isoform X1, whose product MKSNMTETKSVLGRRPPGKMEQLQYLLEWFQEYSSLQKEDFLLILRDKYAPGNPGTLSDSLRAVQLADRPVNIFQCRMKLFSEWFSSWSDEEKAELLLRLKMLDKSFMEKFEKGTSNSVTE is encoded by the coding sequence ATGACAGAGACAAAATCAGTACTTGGCAGAAGACCACCTGGAAAAATGGAACAGTTACAGTACCTGTTGGAGTGGTTTCAGGAGTATAGCAGTTTACAGAAAGAGGATTTTCTGCTAATTTTAAGAGACAAATATGCACCAGGTAATCCTGGTACATTATCAGACTCTCTCAGAGCTGTACAGTTAGCAGATCGACCTGTCAATATATTTCAGTGTCGCATGAAACTGTTTAGTGAGTGGTTCAGCAGTTGGAGTGATGAGGAAAAGGCAGAGCTACTCTTACGTTTGAAAATGTTAGACAAAAGCTTCATGGAAAAGTTTGAGAAAGGTACATCAAACTCTGTCACCGAATAA